A portion of the uncultured Bacteroides sp. genome contains these proteins:
- a CDS encoding DUF3347 domain-containing protein: protein MKNLFNKSCIILFSLAFTTTLFSANNLHSQQTAHVRHSAHYDATSGASAQTSVEFKDPKVEALYKSYHVLYEALITDNLQSAQKAALSLSTTAKVFPAAASIAIAAKKIASAKTIDAQRKEFSSISNELISIFRKGVLNKGAVYAAFCPMANDGKGAYWLTSEKKIANPYFGSQMLTCGSIKETLK, encoded by the coding sequence ATGAAAAATCTATTCAACAAAAGCTGTATTATACTTTTCAGCCTGGCTTTTACTACTACACTATTTTCCGCAAATAATCTTCATTCTCAGCAAACAGCACACGTTCGTCATTCGGCACATTATGATGCCACATCCGGTGCAAGTGCGCAAACAAGTGTAGAATTTAAAGATCCTAAAGTAGAAGCCCTCTATAAAAGCTACCACGTTCTATATGAGGCATTAATAACAGACAACCTCCAATCAGCACAAAAAGCAGCGCTCTCTTTATCAACAACAGCTAAAGTGTTTCCGGCTGCCGCAAGCATTGCCATCGCTGCAAAGAAAATAGCGTCAGCAAAAACAATAGATGCTCAGCGTAAGGAATTCTCATCTATTAGCAACGAACTAATTTCAATTTTCAGGAAAGGTGTGCTGAATAAAGGAGCTGTTTATGCAGCTTTCTGCCCCATGGCTAATGACGGAAAAGGAGCCTACTGGCTAACAAGTGAAAAGAAAATAGCCAATCCTTATTTTGGAAGTCAAATGCTCACTTGTGGAAGCATCAAAGAGACTTTAAAGTAA
- a CDS encoding efflux RND transporter permease subunit: MINKIIRYFLENRLVTILLLLLIVVWGISTSPFNWHGGIIPRDPIPVDAIPDIGDNQQIVATEWMGRSPKDIQDQITYPLTTSLLGIPGVKTIRSTSMFGMSFIYIIFNDDIEFYWSRSRVLEKLNSLPNGTLPEGVQPALGPDATALGQIYWYTLEGRNPKTGKPAGGWDAEELRTIQDFYVKYSLSSAEGVSEVSSAGGFVKEYQIELNPDAMRAFNVSVMDIMDAVKKSNLDIGAETMEINKAEYLIRGLGYVKNISDLENSVITVREGAPVRISDVAFVNIGPGTRRGGLDKEGIEAVGGVVVARYGANPLEVINNVKAKIKEMEAGLPQKTLADGSVSKVTVVPFYDRTGLIKETIGTLETSLTHEVLICIIVIIVLVLNLRASVIIAGMLPIAVLSTFIIMRHTGVAANIVALSGIAIAIGVMVDVGIVFVENIIRYMEMPQNKAIRGGKKLVNLIYQAISEVSGAIATAMATTIVSFLPVFAMQAQEGKLFTPLAYTKTYALTSAFVLGLIVLPTLAYYLFSIKINSRLIRKVLNYVLIVSGILLSIIYSSIPALGLVAVGMNNLSTNYWKNPKNSTYINIGIALGVAIFYLSEEWLPMGPQKGFFSNSLFVAGCIAIILSILWILVIYYERILRWCLAHRWKFMFIPVITIVWGIVIWIGFNTTFSGIASGFEAVGWKNFRQTSLWQAASKTFPGVGQEFMPSLNEGSFLLMPTSMPHTGVEQNLEYIQTLDKRLASIPEVEIAVGKWGRSNSALDPAPVQMFENTINYRSEYILNEDGQRERFKVNRKGEYLLKNNGTYNPSDGFRRIPADSLILDKNGDYFRQWRPEIKKADDIWQEIVNATHLPGVTSAPKLQPIEARLVMLSTGMRAPMGLKIYGPDLETIEQGGKAMEQALKSVSSIIPSSVFYDRAVGAPYLEIKLNRENMARYGIKVADMQEVLSSAVGGMVLSKTVEGRERFPIRLRYARELRNNPEDLSALLVPTATGAQIPLKEVADIQYTRGAQMIQSENTFLVGYVIFDKQVGKAEVNVVNEAQKVIKDKVTNGELKLPKGVTYKFAGNYEQQERATNRLLILVPLSLLVVLLILYFQFRTITASLIHFSGVFVAFAGGFILLWLYGQDWFMNFSVGGANMRDLFQMHTINLSVAVWVGFIALFGIATDDGVLMGTYIHQTFLNKNPQSKHEIREAVIEAGLKRVRPAAMTTAVTLIALLPVLTSAGKGADIMIPMAIPTFGGMLIQSMTMFVVPVLQCWWREGVIKKKTKEQEETNDEE; the protein is encoded by the coding sequence ATGATTAATAAAATCATTCGTTATTTCCTTGAAAACAGGCTGGTTACAATACTCTTATTATTGTTGATTGTAGTGTGGGGTATATCAACTTCACCCTTCAATTGGCACGGAGGCATTATACCCAGAGACCCAATACCGGTAGATGCAATTCCCGATATTGGTGATAACCAGCAAATTGTGGCTACCGAATGGATGGGACGTTCACCCAAAGACATTCAAGACCAGATTACATATCCCTTAACAACTTCCTTACTGGGTATTCCGGGTGTAAAAACCATCCGTAGTACTTCCATGTTTGGCATGTCGTTCATCTATATAATTTTTAATGATGATATAGAGTTTTACTGGAGTCGCTCTCGGGTGCTCGAAAAGCTCAATTCTCTGCCCAACGGTACTTTGCCCGAGGGAGTGCAACCGGCTCTCGGACCTGACGCCACTGCATTGGGACAGATATATTGGTATACACTCGAAGGACGAAATCCTAAAACAGGTAAACCTGCCGGTGGATGGGATGCCGAAGAGCTACGCACCATTCAAGACTTCTATGTAAAATATTCGCTCTCATCGGCCGAAGGGGTGTCCGAGGTTAGCTCTGCCGGAGGATTTGTCAAAGAGTATCAGATAGAGCTTAATCCGGATGCCATGCGCGCATTCAACGTATCTGTTATGGATATCATGGATGCAGTCAAGAAGAGTAACCTCGACATCGGTGCAGAAACAATGGAGATCAACAAAGCGGAATACCTTATCCGTGGTTTAGGCTATGTAAAAAACATCTCAGACTTAGAGAATTCCGTGATTACCGTACGCGAAGGTGCGCCTGTTCGAATATCCGACGTAGCTTTCGTCAACATTGGTCCCGGTACGCGTAGAGGCGGACTGGACAAAGAAGGAATTGAGGCTGTGGGTGGAGTAGTAGTTGCCCGCTATGGGGCTAACCCACTAGAAGTAATCAACAATGTAAAAGCCAAAATTAAAGAAATGGAGGCAGGATTACCACAGAAAACATTGGCAGACGGTAGCGTCTCCAAAGTAACAGTCGTTCCTTTCTATGACCGCACCGGTTTAATAAAAGAGACTATCGGCACCTTGGAAACTTCGCTTACCCACGAAGTCTTAATCTGCATCATCGTCATCATCGTATTGGTCCTTAACCTCCGAGCCTCGGTTATCATAGCTGGTATGCTACCCATAGCCGTACTATCTACATTCATTATTATGCGTCATACAGGTGTAGCAGCAAATATTGTAGCTCTATCGGGTATTGCCATTGCCATCGGTGTTATGGTGGATGTAGGTATTGTCTTTGTTGAAAACATCATTCGATACATGGAGATGCCCCAGAACAAAGCAATCAGAGGAGGGAAAAAGCTGGTTAATCTAATCTACCAAGCCATTAGCGAAGTATCTGGTGCCATTGCTACTGCCATGGCTACAACAATTGTAAGTTTCCTACCTGTGTTTGCCATGCAAGCCCAAGAAGGTAAACTATTTACACCGTTGGCATATACTAAAACTTATGCGTTGACATCAGCCTTTGTCTTAGGACTCATCGTGTTACCCACCCTTGCCTACTACTTATTTTCAATTAAAATCAATTCCCGACTTATCCGCAAAGTACTCAACTACGTACTAATTGTTTCGGGTATTCTTTTATCCATCATATATAGTAGCATTCCTGCTTTAGGACTCGTAGCAGTAGGAATGAATAACCTCTCCACTAATTATTGGAAGAATCCCAAAAACAGTACTTATATTAATATAGGTATTGCTCTGGGAGTAGCTATATTCTATCTATCCGAAGAGTGGTTGCCTATGGGACCGCAGAAAGGATTCTTCTCTAATTCACTATTTGTAGCAGGCTGCATAGCCATCATTCTAAGCATCTTGTGGATACTTGTTATTTACTATGAACGCATATTGCGCTGGTGCTTAGCTCACAGATGGAAGTTTATGTTTATTCCCGTCATTACCATTGTTTGGGGTATTGTGATATGGATTGGCTTCAATACTACCTTTAGTGGCATCGCTTCGGGTTTTGAAGCTGTAGGATGGAAAAACTTCCGACAGACGAGCTTGTGGCAGGCAGCATCAAAAACATTTCCGGGTGTGGGACAAGAGTTTATGCCTTCGTTGAATGAGGGTTCATTCTTGTTGATGCCTACCAGTATGCCTCACACAGGAGTGGAACAAAATTTGGAATACATCCAAACATTGGATAAACGCCTAGCAAGTATTCCCGAGGTGGAAATTGCTGTAGGTAAATGGGGACGAAGCAATTCTGCTCTCGATCCTGCTCCGGTGCAGATGTTCGAAAACACAATAAACTATCGCTCCGAATATATTCTGAATGAAGATGGGCAACGAGAAAGGTTTAAAGTGAACAGGAAGGGTGAATACCTGCTAAAAAACAATGGCACCTATAATCCATCTGATGGGTTCCGTCGCATACCGGCAGATAGCTTGATTCTCGATAAGAATGGAGATTACTTCCGGCAGTGGCGTCCGGAGATAAAAAAAGCTGACGACATTTGGCAAGAAATAGTAAATGCTACTCACCTGCCGGGAGTTACTTCTGCACCGAAACTTCAACCCATAGAAGCTAGGTTAGTGATGCTCTCTACCGGTATGCGTGCGCCTATGGGACTTAAGATTTACGGCCCTGATCTTGAGACAATTGAGCAAGGAGGCAAAGCAATGGAGCAAGCTCTTAAATCTGTTTCATCTATTATTCCTTCATCCGTGTTCTATGATCGGGCAGTAGGCGCTCCCTATCTGGAGATTAAACTCAACAGAGAAAACATGGCACGATATGGCATAAAAGTTGCCGATATGCAAGAAGTGTTGAGTTCTGCCGTAGGTGGTATGGTTCTCAGTAAAACAGTAGAAGGGCGAGAACGTTTTCCTATCCGCCTGCGCTATGCCCGCGAATTAAGGAATAACCCGGAAGATCTATCAGCCTTATTAGTACCTACAGCCACTGGTGCGCAAATACCACTGAAAGAAGTTGCTGACATACAGTACACACGCGGTGCACAAATGATTCAAAGTGAAAATACTTTCCTTGTAGGATATGTCATATTCGACAAGCAAGTCGGAAAGGCTGAAGTAAACGTGGTAAATGAAGCTCAAAAAGTGATCAAAGATAAGGTTACAAATGGAGAGTTAAAGCTCCCTAAAGGGGTAACCTATAAGTTTGCCGGCAACTATGAACAACAAGAACGTGCCACCAACCGTTTACTTATTCTTGTACCACTTTCCTTACTCGTTGTTTTATTGATACTTTACTTCCAGTTCAGGACAATAACTGCTTCACTTATTCATTTCTCAGGAGTATTTGTTGCGTTTGCGGGAGGTTTCATTCTCTTATGGCTTTACGGGCAAGATTGGTTTATGAACTTCTCCGTGGGAGGAGCAAACATGCGCGACCTCTTTCAAATGCATACTATTAACTTAAGTGTCGCAGTCTGGGTTGGATTTATCGCCTTGTTTGGTATAGCGACTGATGACGGCGTTTTAATGGGTACTTACATACACCAGACCTTCCTCAATAAAAATCCGCAGAGTAAACATGAGATTCGTGAAGCAGTAATAGAAGCCGGGCTGAAGCGTGTCCGCCCTGCAGCTATGACTACAGCTGTCACACTCATTGCTCTGCTACCCGTACTAACATCTGCCGGTAAAGGGGCCGACATCATGATACCAATGGCCATACCAACATTTGGCGGTATGCTCATACAATCTATGACTATGTTTGTGGTACCAGTGCTTCAATGTTGGTGGCGCGAAGGAGTTATTAAAAAGAAAACAAAAGAACAGGAGGAAACAAATGATGAAGAATAA
- a CDS encoding inositol monophosphatase family protein, with product MSLNPNNRSELASLTEKVRAIAIEGGTFLGKERKSFRRERVEEKSSHDYVSYVDKESEKRLVAELSTLLPEAGFIAEEGSGELSTEEYCWVIDPLDGTTNFIHDNAPYCVSIALRNRNEILLGVVYEVCRNECFWTYKGAPSYLNDEEIRVSDIVSMNDAFIELGLPYNFNAYKPMADYLIHSLYGKVGGTRIQGAAAAELCYIAAGRFEARIEAFLGPWDIAAGSLILMNAGGKVTDFSNGDSFYSGQEVLASNGKLHQNLLNIIQQFHP from the coding sequence ATGAGTTTAAATCCAAATAATCGTTCAGAATTAGCCTCGCTCACCGAAAAAGTTCGTGCCATAGCCATTGAAGGAGGTACCTTCTTAGGTAAAGAACGAAAAAGTTTTCGCAGAGAACGAGTAGAAGAAAAAAGCAGCCACGACTATGTGTCGTATGTAGATAAAGAATCAGAAAAGCGCTTAGTAGCCGAACTTTCGACATTACTACCCGAAGCTGGTTTTATTGCCGAAGAGGGGTCCGGCGAACTTTCGACAGAGGAATATTGCTGGGTAATTGATCCGCTGGACGGAACTACGAACTTTATTCACGATAATGCACCCTATTGCGTAAGCATTGCTTTGAGAAACCGAAATGAAATATTACTCGGGGTTGTTTACGAAGTATGCCGCAACGAGTGCTTTTGGACTTATAAAGGTGCGCCGTCTTACTTAAACGATGAAGAGATCAGAGTGTCTGACATTGTTTCGATGAACGATGCTTTTATAGAGCTGGGCTTACCTTATAACTTCAATGCCTATAAACCCATGGCAGATTATCTGATACATAGTCTCTACGGGAAAGTGGGTGGTACCCGCATACAAGGAGCTGCAGCAGCGGAACTTTGCTACATTGCCGCCGGCCGATTTGAGGCTCGCATCGAAGCCTTCTTAGGACCGTGGGACATTGCAGCCGGTTCTCTCATTTTGATGAATGCCGGAGGAAAAGTGACCGACTTCTCTAACGGCGATTCCTTCTACTCAGGTCAGGAAGTTCTTGCCAGTAATGGCAAACTACACCAAAATTTGCTAAATATTATTCAACAATTTCACCCTTAA
- a CDS encoding methylated-DNA--[protein]-cysteine S-methyltransferase, giving the protein MIYHYTYSTPIGRLCIFADEKSITQISFKDATEGIGVEQETALTKQAFQQLSEYFNGTRKQFDLPLNPQGTVFQKIVWNILQSIPYGETWSYKQVATAAGNPQASRAVGMANNRNPIPIVVPCHRVIGASGDLVGYAGGLEIKKSLLEVEKKKP; this is encoded by the coding sequence ATGATTTACCATTACACATACTCCACACCCATTGGTCGGCTCTGCATCTTTGCCGACGAAAAGAGCATTACACAAATATCATTCAAAGATGCCACTGAAGGCATTGGAGTTGAACAGGAAACAGCCCTTACCAAGCAAGCTTTTCAGCAACTTAGTGAATACTTCAATGGTACGAGAAAACAGTTTGATCTGCCACTCAACCCTCAGGGAACCGTTTTTCAAAAAATAGTATGGAATATACTTCAAAGCATTCCCTACGGAGAGACATGGAGCTATAAACAGGTAGCCACGGCAGCAGGAAATCCACAAGCATCCCGAGCAGTAGGAATGGCCAATAACCGTAATCCTATTCCCATCGTCGTGCCTTGCCATCGAGTAATAGGTGCAAGTGGCGATCTGGTAGGTTATGCCGGCGGTTTGGAGATTAAAAAGAGTTTACTCGAAGTAGAAAAGAAAAAGCCATAA
- a CDS encoding hemolysin family protein, with protein sequence MEFIIILLLLVLNGIFALYETALVASSKTRLATLAGRGDKAAKIVLKQLKQPEKFLSAIQIGITLIGIISGAFGGVTLADYVTPLFEKMPATAPYANNLSMITVVTIITYLSLIIGELVPKSIALTNPERYALALSPVMTLLTRVAFPFVYLLSISTRFINKIIGIKETEERALTHEELRTILHQSSQQGVIDKDETEMLRDVFRFSNKRANELMTYRKDLVVLSPTNTLEQTLDTIDKRHFSNYLLVDMNKDETIGVVSVKDIILMIGSNREFDLRSIARTPLYIPESLYAKKVLELFKKNKNKFGVVVNEYGGTEGIITLHDLTESIFGDILEEDETEEQEIVKRLDGSMLVEGSMNIGDFMDEMRISSNEELEAEGFTTLGGMAMFFIGRIPRVGDTFSYKNLLFEIVDMDNGRVDKLLVIKKDK encoded by the coding sequence ATGGAATTCATTATCATTCTCCTCTTACTCGTTTTAAACGGTATTTTTGCCTTGTACGAAACCGCTCTTGTTGCATCTAGTAAAACCAGATTGGCCACCTTAGCCGGAAGAGGAGACAAAGCAGCCAAAATTGTACTGAAACAACTCAAGCAACCCGAAAAGTTCCTCTCTGCCATACAGATCGGCATCACACTCATCGGCATCATTTCCGGAGCGTTCGGTGGAGTAACCTTGGCCGATTACGTGACTCCTCTTTTCGAGAAAATGCCTGCCACCGCTCCTTATGCCAATAATCTATCGATGATAACAGTGGTCACAATTATCACATACCTATCATTAATTATAGGTGAACTAGTTCCCAAATCTATCGCTCTCACCAACCCCGAACGATATGCCTTAGCACTAAGTCCGGTCATGACGTTACTTACCAGAGTTGCATTCCCGTTCGTTTACCTACTCAGTATTTCCACCCGCTTCATAAACAAGATAATAGGAATAAAAGAGACCGAAGAACGCGCGCTCACTCACGAAGAACTCCGCACTATTCTACACCAAAGTTCCCAACAAGGAGTGATAGACAAAGACGAAACGGAAATGCTGCGAGATGTATTTCGCTTTTCAAACAAACGAGCCAATGAACTGATGACTTACCGCAAAGATCTTGTGGTACTATCTCCCACCAACACACTTGAGCAAACATTAGATACGATAGATAAAAGACATTTCAGTAACTACCTTCTGGTAGATATGAACAAAGATGAAACCATCGGAGTAGTTTCAGTAAAAGATATTATCCTGATGATCGGTAGTAACAGAGAGTTCGACCTTAGGAGCATCGCCCGCACACCTTTATACATTCCTGAAAGCTTGTATGCAAAAAAAGTATTGGAGCTATTTAAAAAGAACAAAAATAAGTTTGGTGTAGTGGTCAATGAATATGGCGGCACCGAAGGAATCATCACCCTCCACGATCTGACCGAAAGCATCTTTGGAGACATACTCGAAGAAGACGAGACAGAAGAGCAAGAAATCGTAAAACGCTTAGACGGCTCTATGCTCGTAGAAGGTTCTATGAATATTGGCGACTTCATGGATGAGATGAGGATTTCCAGTAATGAAGAGCTTGAAGCTGAAGGTTTCACAACATTAGGCGGAATGGCCATGTTCTTCATTGGTCGCATTCCCCGGGTAGGAGATACGTTTTCTTATAAGAACCTCTTGTTCGAGATAGTAGATATGGACAATGGCAGAGTAGACAAACTACTCGTTATTAAAAAAGACAAATAA
- a CDS encoding TQO small subunit DoxD, with the protein MTQSNHLSGIQHAYSSLALFTLSLRLVVGWTYFSAFWRRLILENKLSPDEAGYIGEKFNHFLPNALGIKPIIEYLVTNPESLWWAMAAFTIIEGIVGLLFMLGFFTRLMSLGVLSLAAGILLGSGWLGTTCLDEWQIGILGVAAGFTIFLSGSGKYSLDQLLINKKLNMTKSKWFPWAASGTLPLTPKLLNRSVLTGSFLILFITLFTNQYFHNGVWGKLHNKSVSPKIELSEASLNHNELAFTVYRVEGVDVYGSFLIGITLTDSKGNIVLERDNDHLAAFPKKDIKNSYVTKVKPGKHSLIIPLGAKAKLSIKDAILQSLPEGNYKLKLTDISGITWEQQVVLSSISTH; encoded by the coding sequence ATGACACAATCAAATCATCTGTCAGGAATACAACATGCGTATTCCTCTCTCGCACTTTTCACCTTATCCCTTCGTCTGGTTGTTGGCTGGACCTATTTTTCCGCTTTTTGGCGTCGTTTAATTCTGGAGAACAAACTCTCTCCGGATGAAGCAGGATACATCGGAGAGAAATTCAACCATTTCCTCCCCAACGCACTGGGCATTAAACCAATCATCGAATATCTGGTTACCAATCCGGAATCTTTGTGGTGGGCTATGGCAGCTTTTACCATCATAGAAGGTATAGTAGGCTTATTGTTCATGTTGGGATTCTTCACACGGTTAATGAGTTTAGGAGTGCTAAGCCTTGCGGCAGGTATCTTATTAGGTTCCGGTTGGCTCGGCACTACCTGCCTGGACGAATGGCAAATAGGTATACTAGGCGTTGCCGCAGGCTTCACTATTTTCCTTTCAGGTAGTGGAAAGTATTCGCTAGATCAACTGCTCATAAACAAGAAACTGAACATGACGAAGAGTAAATGGTTTCCGTGGGCCGCTTCAGGAACTCTTCCTTTAACTCCAAAACTACTCAATAGAAGTGTGCTGACAGGTTCTTTTCTCATTCTTTTCATTACACTCTTTACCAATCAGTATTTTCACAATGGAGTATGGGGTAAGCTACACAATAAATCAGTTAGTCCTAAAATTGAACTTTCAGAGGCAAGCCTCAACCATAATGAATTGGCCTTTACTGTCTACAGAGTAGAGGGGGTGGATGTTTATGGTTCTTTCCTGATAGGCATCACGCTAACAGATAGTAAAGGGAATATTGTTTTGGAACGGGATAATGATCATTTAGCAGCATTTCCAAAAAAAGATATAAAAAACAGCTACGTAACCAAGGTAAAGCCCGGCAAACATAGTCTCATTATACCTTTGGGTGCTAAGGCCAAGTTGAGTATAAAAGACGCTATTCTACAAAGCCTACCAGAAGGCAATTACAAACTAAAACTGACAGATATAAGTGGAATAACATGGGAACAGCAGGTTGTACTCTCTTCTATATCTACTCATTAA
- a CDS encoding TonB-dependent receptor yields the protein MRRIVIFFLLALSVLTVSAESVKGSQIIGKVLDAGSKEPLEFANISLRKASGSKEFIKGAVADQTGLFRLDAIANGNFVLSITVVGYTPFEKEISIGGEQKNINLKNVLLKEDTHLLSEVQVVGQRSQMKFEIDRKVFNVDQSLATTGGSASDVLSNIPSVQVDPEGEVSLRGNTSVTVWINGKESGLSAENRAQILEQLPAESIERVEVITNPSAKYNPEGTAGIINIVLKQNRKAGYYGSVQAGVDTKGGYNAGANINYSSGKFDTYANFGRHLRSSEGRGYTNRTNLDGSGNATSYLNQLRSDDSKGGPYMARTGITYHLTPKDHLGFNAFGMLGKGDETDWLNYSSNIPGSFVTSQRVSREKQDINIGNLEFNYKKDFSEKSNLDITASYNIMTRNPESFFNQNSTFADGSESSSYQYQNNDMSRRKWEFQADYVTEFGNQNKIETGYKGEFTKMKSPVETYSGVSESAAVFDPLLYNHFTYDQDVQALYATYSKKINKFGVQLGLRGEYTRTNTNSLAYEQTNADQAPYKDDYFSLYPSAFLSYQLPDNNEVQLNYTRRVSRPWGNQLNPFMNLTDSTNISYGNPYLVPEYSNSLELNYIKNWASHTLSASLYYRNTDNVIQQISYREGDIMKRTFENVAKSQSAGTELILKNNLFRFLDLTTTLNFYYNKLDGFTYLPEGISEAVVGQADEDFSWSGRMIANVMLPYGISLQATGNYNSRQIIAQGYMKANHTIDLGVRKSFLDRKLSLTINTRDVLNSRKRVTVTSGSGFSQEAMFARSGRVVGFTLTYNFGNMNAGKKGMKQDKQQQGSEDNSIEEGF from the coding sequence ATGAGACGAATAGTGATCTTTTTTTTATTAGCTTTATCAGTGTTGACCGTTTCTGCCGAATCGGTTAAAGGTAGCCAAATTATCGGAAAAGTATTAGATGCCGGAAGTAAAGAACCTCTTGAGTTTGCCAATATTAGCCTTCGCAAGGCCAGTGGAAGTAAAGAGTTTATTAAAGGTGCGGTAGCTGATCAGACCGGTTTGTTTCGTTTGGATGCGATCGCTAACGGAAATTTTGTTCTTAGCATCACAGTAGTGGGCTATACGCCATTCGAAAAAGAAATATCTATTGGAGGAGAGCAAAAGAATATAAATCTGAAGAATGTATTGCTGAAGGAAGATACTCATTTGTTAAGTGAGGTTCAGGTTGTGGGACAACGATCGCAGATGAAATTTGAAATTGACCGCAAGGTGTTTAATGTGGATCAGAGTTTAGCTACTACCGGAGGATCGGCCAGCGATGTACTGAGTAATATACCTTCGGTACAAGTGGACCCTGAAGGCGAGGTGTCGTTACGCGGAAATACTAGCGTGACGGTATGGATCAATGGAAAAGAATCGGGTCTTTCTGCCGAGAACAGAGCGCAGATATTGGAGCAGCTTCCTGCAGAGTCTATCGAAAGGGTTGAGGTGATTACAAATCCTTCGGCCAAATATAATCCTGAAGGAACTGCCGGCATCATCAATATTGTACTGAAACAGAATCGCAAAGCAGGTTATTACGGAAGTGTGCAGGCTGGTGTGGATACCAAAGGTGGATACAATGCAGGAGCAAATATCAATTATAGTAGTGGTAAATTTGATACTTATGCGAATTTTGGCCGCCATTTAAGAAGTTCGGAAGGACGTGGATATACGAATCGTACGAATTTGGATGGGAGTGGTAATGCTACCTCTTATCTGAATCAGTTGCGCAGTGATGACAGTAAAGGTGGTCCTTATATGGCACGCACAGGTATTACATATCATCTCACACCAAAAGATCATTTAGGCTTTAATGCTTTTGGCATGTTGGGTAAAGGAGACGAAACTGATTGGTTGAACTATAGCAGCAATATACCCGGATCTTTCGTAACTAGTCAGCGCGTGTCTAGAGAGAAACAAGACATAAATATTGGTAATCTGGAATTTAATTATAAAAAAGATTTTAGTGAGAAGAGTAATCTGGATATAACGGCTTCTTATAATATAATGACGAGGAATCCTGAGAGCTTTTTTAATCAGAATTCGACCTTCGCCGATGGCAGTGAGTCTTCTTCTTATCAGTACCAAAACAATGATATGAGTCGTAGAAAGTGGGAGTTTCAAGCTGACTATGTGACGGAGTTTGGTAATCAGAATAAAATAGAAACGGGATATAAAGGCGAATTCACTAAGATGAAGAGTCCGGTAGAAACTTACTCGGGAGTATCTGAAAGTGCGGCTGTGTTTGACCCTCTTCTCTATAATCATTTCACTTACGATCAGGATGTACAGGCTTTGTATGCCACTTATTCGAAGAAGATTAATAAGTTTGGTGTGCAACTAGGTTTGAGAGGAGAATATACCCGTACCAATACCAATTCTTTGGCTTATGAGCAAACCAATGCCGATCAAGCACCATATAAGGATGATTATTTTTCTCTTTATCCGAGTGCTTTTTTATCTTATCAGTTGCCGGACAATAATGAAGTTCAATTAAATTACACCCGCCGGGTATCCCGGCCATGGGGCAACCAGCTTAATCCATTTATGAATCTTACTGATTCTACTAATATCTCTTATGGTAATCCGTATCTGGTGCCTGAGTATTCTAATTCATTGGAGTTGAATTACATTAAGAATTGGGCAAGTCATACTCTGTCGGCTTCACTTTATTATCGGAATACGGATAATGTGATTCAACAAATCAGTTATCGGGAAGGAGATATCATGAAAAGAACATTTGAGAATGTGGCTAAGTCGCAATCGGCTGGAACGGAGTTAATTCTTAAGAATAATCTTTTCCGCTTTCTCGATCTTACCACTACGTTGAACTTCTACTATAATAAGTTGGATGGATTTACTTATCTTCCAGAAGGAATAAGTGAAGCTGTTGTTGGACAGGCAGATGAAGATTTCTCATGGAGTGGGCGCATGATCGCCAATGTGATGTTGCCTTATGGCATTTCGTTGCAAGCTACAGGTAATTATAATTCCCGGCAAATTATTGCTCAAGGATACATGAAAGCGAATCATACCATTGACTTGGGAGTGAGAAAGTCATTCCTTGATCGTAAGTTAAGCTTGACCATTAACACCCGTGATGTATTAAACTCTCGTAAGCGCGTTACGGTGACTTCCGGATCGGGCTTCTCTCAAGAAGCTATGTTTGCCCGTTCAGGGCGTGTTGTAGGCTTTACGCTTACTTATAACTTTGGTAATATGAATGCCGGAAAGAAGGGAATGAAGCAAGACAAGCAACAGCAAGGATCGGAGGATAACTCCATAGAAGAAGGTTTTTAG